A portion of the Streptomyces sp. NBC_01335 genome contains these proteins:
- a CDS encoding type II secretion system F family protein, which yields MNAMSQEVVHSLGIWLSAGTAALCSVLSVSGTRRERARLRRGAALLPGADRDMGAAGAASGKRVRRVPPRPARGVRPAPGVRPGPGVREALGVREAAEGREVAGGGGIAGVRDVVTRWGEPAGAGLTAWILVGGATGAVVGLGVAAAVWHVRRTGRARRSGGSGKPTEDELSASRQLPLAADLLAACISAGAGPRQAAEAVGESLGGPLGERLVRAAVEIRLGGDPSLAWGRLGDVPGAGPLARCLDRAGETGAPAAEPVARLADAIRCARADAAVAKSQRAGVLITAPVGLCFLPAFLAVGVAPVIVGLAGGLLHTG from the coding sequence GTGAACGCGATGTCCCAAGAAGTTGTCCACAGTCTGGGGATCTGGCTCTCGGCGGGCACGGCAGCCCTGTGCTCGGTGCTGTCGGTCAGCGGTACCCGGCGGGAACGGGCCCGGCTGAGGAGAGGCGCGGCGCTCCTCCCAGGGGCGGACCGCGACATGGGTGCGGCGGGTGCGGCGAGTGGGAAGCGGGTGCGGCGAGTGCCGCCCCGACCGGCCCGGGGAGTCCGACCGGCCCCGGGAGTCCGACCGGGCCCGGGCGTCCGTGAGGCCCTGGGAGTCCGTGAGGCCGCGGAGGGCCGGGAGGTCGCGGGAGGTGGTGGCATCGCGGGGGTCCGTGACGTGGTGACGCGGTGGGGAGAGCCGGCCGGCGCGGGTCTGACGGCGTGGATTCTCGTGGGAGGCGCCACCGGGGCCGTGGTCGGCCTGGGGGTGGCCGCTGCGGTGTGGCACGTCCGGCGAACCGGACGGGCCCGGCGTTCGGGAGGGTCCGGGAAGCCGACGGAGGACGAGCTCTCGGCCTCCCGGCAACTCCCGCTGGCGGCGGATCTCCTGGCCGCCTGCATCTCCGCCGGCGCCGGTCCCCGGCAGGCCGCGGAGGCCGTGGGGGAGTCGCTGGGGGGTCCGCTCGGTGAGCGGCTGGTCCGTGCGGCCGTCGAGATCCGCCTCGGCGGTGATCCCTCCCTGGCCTGGGGCCGCCTCGGGGACGTCCCGGGGGCGGGTCCGCTGGCCCGGTGCCTGGACCGGGCCGGTGAGACCGGGGCCCCGGCAGCCGAGCCGGTCGCCCGGCTGGCCGACGCCATACGCTGCGCGCGCGCCGACGCCGCCGTGGCGAAGTCCCAGCGGGCGGGCGTGCTCATCACCGCGCCGGTGGGGCTCTGCTTCCTTCCGGCCTTCCTGGCAGTCGGGGTCGCGCCGGTGATCGTCGGACTCGCGGGAGGACTCCTGCACACCGGCTGA
- a CDS encoding DUF4244 domain-containing protein, producing MSRDQRVRWSRRFGGADRGMTTSEYAMGTIAACAFAAVLYKVVNSGAVQNALQSLIEGALDGSF from the coding sequence GTGTCGCGGGACCAGCGGGTCCGGTGGTCCCGGAGGTTCGGCGGGGCCGACCGGGGGATGACCACGTCCGAGTACGCGATGGGGACGATCGCGGCCTGCGCGTTCGCCGCCGTTCTCTACAAGGTGGTCAACAGTGGTGCGGTCCAGAACGCGTTGCAGTCGTTGATCGAGGGCGCGCTCGATGGCTCGTTCTGA
- a CDS encoding Rv3654c family TadE-like protein produces the protein MATVWVALTVATLCSVCAVILAFGQAVAARHRAGGAADLAALAAADRALQGPGAACAAARRVAGAQGALLVRCSVRGEIADVTARVVFGPYAPQVRSRAGPPVLPGPTGPGLTDPALPAPAGPWGPP, from the coding sequence ATGGCGACCGTGTGGGTGGCCCTGACGGTGGCCACCCTCTGCTCGGTGTGCGCGGTGATCCTCGCGTTCGGGCAGGCGGTCGCCGCCCGGCACCGTGCCGGTGGGGCGGCGGACCTGGCCGCCCTCGCCGCTGCCGACCGCGCGCTCCAGGGGCCCGGGGCCGCCTGCGCGGCGGCCCGGCGGGTGGCGGGCGCGCAAGGCGCCCTGCTGGTGCGGTGCTCGGTGCGGGGAGAGATCGCAGACGTGACGGCACGGGTGGTGTTCGGGCCGTACGCGCCGCAGGTCAGGTCCCGCGCGGGCCCTCCGGTACTTCCCGGCCCGACGGGCCCGGGGCTGACGGATCCGGCTCTCCCGGCGCCGGCGGGTCCGTGGGGGCCGCCCTGA
- a CDS encoding TadA family conjugal transfer-associated ATPase: protein MTEGLLDAVRQRLALSGEVPTPAGVAAAVRAQGRLLGDEEILGAAAELRGELVGTGVLEPLLADPAVTDVLVSAPDRVWVDRGGGLELTGVTFPDAAAVRRLAQRLAAVAGRRLDDARPWVDARLPDGTRMHAVLPPVSVGSTCLSLRVVRPRAFTLEELVRAGTVPPGGDRVLRSLVRARVSYLISGGTGAGKTTLLSSLLGEVGPHERIVLAEDSSELRPDHPHVVRLESRPANQEGAGRVTLRDLVRQALRMRPDRLVVGEVRGAEVTDLLAALNTGHEGGCGTVHANAASHVPARLEALGTAAGLDRPSLHSQLAAALSVVLHLVRDRTGRRRLAEVHVLERDSDGMVFTVPALTGGPDGFVRATGWQRLAALVGGA, encoded by the coding sequence ATGACCGAGGGCCTGCTGGACGCCGTGCGGCAGCGGCTGGCGCTCAGCGGGGAGGTGCCCACTCCGGCAGGCGTCGCCGCCGCCGTACGGGCGCAGGGCCGGCTGCTGGGGGACGAGGAAATCCTGGGTGCCGCGGCCGAGTTGCGCGGCGAGCTGGTCGGCACGGGTGTGCTGGAGCCCCTGCTGGCCGATCCGGCCGTGACCGACGTCCTGGTCTCGGCCCCTGACCGGGTGTGGGTGGACCGGGGCGGCGGTCTGGAGCTGACCGGGGTCACCTTCCCCGACGCCGCGGCCGTGCGCAGGCTCGCGCAGCGCCTCGCGGCGGTGGCCGGCCGGCGCCTGGACGACGCACGGCCCTGGGTGGACGCGCGGCTGCCGGACGGGACGCGGATGCACGCGGTGCTGCCTCCGGTGTCCGTCGGCTCGACCTGTCTCTCCCTGCGTGTCGTCCGCCCCCGGGCCTTCACCCTGGAGGAGCTGGTCCGGGCGGGCACGGTGCCACCCGGTGGCGACCGGGTGCTGCGGAGCCTGGTGCGCGCCCGGGTCTCGTACCTCATCAGCGGGGGTACGGGCGCGGGGAAGACCACCCTGTTGTCGAGCCTGCTGGGAGAGGTCGGCCCGCACGAACGGATCGTGCTGGCCGAGGACTCGTCCGAACTGCGCCCGGACCACCCGCACGTGGTGCGCCTGGAGTCCCGGCCGGCCAACCAGGAGGGCGCGGGTCGGGTGACACTCCGGGACCTGGTCCGTCAGGCGCTGCGCATGCGTCCGGACCGGCTGGTCGTCGGCGAGGTGCGGGGCGCCGAAGTGACGGACCTGCTCGCCGCGTTGAACACCGGCCACGAAGGCGGGTGCGGCACGGTGCACGCCAATGCCGCGTCGCACGTACCCGCTCGGCTGGAGGCGCTGGGGACGGCCGCCGGGCTCGACCGGCCCTCGCTGCACAGCCAGTTGGCGGCCGCGCTGTCGGTCGTGCTCCACCTGGTGCGCGACCGGACGGGACGACGGCGCCTCGCCGAGGTCCATGTGCTGGAACGCGACTCGGACGGGATGGTGTTCACCGTGCCCGCGCTGACCGGCGGGCCCGACGGCTTCGTACGGGCCACCGGTTGGCAGAGGCTGGCCGCGCTCGTCGGGGGTGCGTGA
- a CDS encoding TadE family type IV pilus minor pilin — protein sequence MARSERGDESERYGGRRWTRARHSGGDTGSVTAEAAMVLPVLVALALVLVWALVAAADQIRCVDAARAGARAAARSEPEAAVRAAARTAAPARALVVVRREGALWRVRVEAPTPGPHALALTLSAEAAALAEDTVGAGPGAGEGTGADPGPGGDPGTGAEPGTGTSAEPGDAAGAPDMAGGGR from the coding sequence ATGGCTCGTTCTGAGCGGGGCGACGAATCGGAACGCTACGGGGGACGGCGGTGGACCCGGGCCCGGCACTCTGGCGGGGACACGGGCTCGGTCACCGCCGAGGCGGCGATGGTGCTGCCGGTGCTGGTGGCCCTCGCCCTGGTGCTGGTCTGGGCGCTGGTGGCGGCCGCCGACCAGATCCGGTGCGTGGACGCGGCGCGGGCCGGCGCGCGAGCCGCGGCACGTTCCGAACCGGAGGCGGCGGTACGGGCCGCGGCCCGCACGGCGGCCCCCGCCCGGGCCCTGGTCGTCGTACGGAGGGAGGGCGCGCTCTGGCGCGTACGCGTGGAGGCGCCCACACCCGGGCCGCACGCCCTGGCCCTCACCCTGAGCGCTGAAGCGGCAGCCCTGGCCGAGGACACGGTAGGCGCCGGTCCCGGTGCCGGCGAAGGTACCGGCGCAGATCCCGGCCCCGGTGGAGATCCCGGCACCGGTGCAGAGCCCGGGACCGGGACCAGTGCAGAGCCCGGGGACGCCGCGGGCGCCCCGGACATGGCCGGAGGCGGGCGATGA
- a CDS encoding DEAD/DEAH box helicase: MAFNHLPAAMHDALGPLSVTPVTHSVPMAKNHRPSGPAESGDSRPSPDMILDRLAAGAGRAARITHTEHLPPRPGTHAIWPDRIRPEVIAAIGRAGIDHPWVHQAAAAECALDGESVVIATGTASGKSLAYLAPVLSTLLDGSEAPNGRATTALYLSPTKALAADQRRSVKALASPLGNAVRPAVYDGDTPVEEREWVRQYANYVLTNPDMLHRGILPSHPRWASFLRALRFVVIDECHTYRGVFGSHVAQVLRRLRRLCARYGSDPVFLLASATAAEPSVAAGRLTGLPVKEIADDASPRGELVFALWEPPLTDTQGEKGAPVRRTATAETADLLTDLTLQGVRSVAFVRSRRGAELISVIAKERLAEVDRSLPRRVAAYRGGYLPEERRALERALHSGELLGLAATTALELGIDVSGLDAVVIAGYPGTRASLWQQAGRAGRSGQGALAVLVARDDPLDTFLVHHPEALFQQPVESTVLDPDNPYVLAPHLCAAAAELPLTAADIALFGPTVPELLPQLEAAKLLRRRAAGWHWTRRERAADLTDIRGGGGRPVQIVEEGTGRLLGTVDEAASHTAVHEGAVHLHQGRTYLVRKLDLEDSVALVEEASPPYSTNARDTTAITVLETDTTIPWGDGRLCYGSVEVTNQVVSFLRRKLITGEVLGETKLELPPRTLRTRAVWWTVTEDQLDAARINPEILGGALHAAEHASIGMLPLFATCDRWDIGGVSVPLHPDTLLPTVFVYDGHPGGAGFAERAFHTARAWLTATREAIASCECEAGCPSCIQSPKCGNGNEPLHKRGAVRLLAELLRAAPTDPPAPGEPDPSAPGPSGREVPEGPRGT, encoded by the coding sequence ATGGCATTCAATCACTTACCAGCAGCCATGCACGACGCCTTGGGACCATTGTCCGTCACGCCAGTGACACACTCGGTGCCGATGGCCAAGAATCACCGCCCCAGCGGACCCGCCGAGAGCGGAGACTCCCGCCCCTCCCCCGACATGATCCTCGACCGACTCGCCGCAGGGGCGGGCCGGGCCGCGCGCATCACTCATACGGAGCACTTGCCCCCGCGACCGGGAACCCATGCCATCTGGCCGGATCGCATCCGCCCGGAAGTCATCGCGGCGATCGGGCGTGCCGGGATCGACCATCCGTGGGTCCATCAGGCGGCCGCGGCCGAATGCGCGCTCGACGGCGAATCCGTGGTGATCGCCACCGGCACGGCGTCCGGAAAGTCGCTTGCCTATCTGGCCCCGGTGCTCAGTACGCTGCTCGACGGCTCCGAGGCCCCGAACGGACGTGCGACCACCGCGCTCTATCTCTCCCCCACCAAGGCGCTCGCGGCCGACCAGCGCCGGTCGGTGAAGGCTCTCGCCTCGCCGCTCGGCAACGCGGTCAGGCCCGCCGTCTACGACGGCGACACGCCCGTGGAGGAACGCGAGTGGGTACGCCAGTACGCCAACTACGTCCTCACCAACCCCGACATGCTGCACCGGGGAATTCTGCCGTCCCATCCCCGCTGGGCCTCCTTCCTGCGCGCTCTGCGCTTCGTCGTCATCGACGAATGCCACACGTACCGGGGCGTCTTCGGCTCGCACGTCGCCCAAGTCCTGCGCCGCCTGCGGCGGCTGTGCGCCCGGTACGGCTCCGATCCGGTCTTCCTGCTCGCCTCCGCGACCGCGGCCGAGCCGTCGGTCGCGGCCGGCCGCCTCACCGGGCTGCCGGTCAAGGAGATCGCCGACGACGCCTCGCCCCGGGGTGAACTGGTCTTCGCGCTCTGGGAGCCGCCGCTCACCGATACGCAGGGCGAGAAGGGCGCGCCCGTGCGGCGTACCGCGACCGCCGAGACCGCCGACCTGCTCACCGATCTGACGCTCCAGGGCGTCCGCTCGGTCGCCTTCGTGCGCTCCCGGCGCGGCGCGGAATTGATCTCCGTGATCGCCAAGGAGCGGCTGGCCGAGGTCGACCGCTCGCTGCCGCGACGCGTCGCCGCCTACCGGGGCGGCTATCTGCCGGAGGAGCGCCGCGCCCTGGAGCGCGCCCTGCACTCCGGTGAACTCCTGGGTCTCGCCGCCACCACCGCCCTCGAACTGGGGATCGACGTCTCCGGTCTGGACGCCGTCGTCATCGCTGGTTACCCGGGCACCCGGGCCTCCCTCTGGCAGCAGGCGGGCCGCGCCGGCCGTTCGGGGCAGGGCGCCCTGGCCGTGCTGGTGGCACGGGACGATCCGCTGGACACCTTCCTCGTGCACCACCCCGAGGCCCTGTTCCAGCAGCCCGTGGAGTCGACCGTCCTGGACCCGGACAACCCCTACGTACTCGCCCCCCATCTGTGCGCCGCCGCCGCCGAACTGCCTCTCACCGCTGCGGACATCGCTCTCTTCGGGCCCACCGTGCCGGAGCTGCTGCCGCAGCTGGAGGCCGCGAAACTGCTGCGCAGGCGGGCGGCCGGCTGGCACTGGACCCGCCGCGAACGGGCCGCCGACCTCACCGACATCCGGGGCGGGGGAGGCCGTCCGGTGCAGATCGTCGAGGAGGGCACCGGCAGGCTGCTGGGCACCGTCGACGAGGCCGCCTCACACACCGCGGTGCACGAGGGCGCCGTCCACCTCCACCAGGGGCGTACCTACCTGGTCCGGAAGCTGGACCTGGAGGACTCCGTCGCTCTCGTGGAGGAGGCGAGTCCGCCGTACTCGACCAACGCCCGCGACACCACCGCCATCACGGTCCTGGAGACCGACACCACGATCCCCTGGGGCGACGGGCGGCTCTGCTACGGCTCCGTCGAAGTGACCAACCAGGTCGTCTCCTTCCTGCGCCGAAAGCTCATCACCGGAGAGGTACTGGGCGAGACCAAGCTCGAACTGCCCCCCCGCACCCTGCGCACCCGGGCCGTCTGGTGGACCGTCACCGAGGACCAGCTCGACGCCGCCCGGATCAACCCGGAGATCCTCGGCGGTGCGCTGCACGCCGCCGAACACGCTTCGATCGGGATGCTCCCCCTGTTCGCCACGTGCGACCGCTGGGACATCGGCGGGGTCTCCGTACCGCTGCACCCCGACACCCTGCTGCCCACCGTCTTCGTGTACGACGGCCACCCAGGCGGCGCCGGGTTCGCCGAACGCGCCTTCCACACCGCCCGTGCCTGGCTCACCGCGACGCGCGAGGCGATCGCGTCCTGCGAGTGCGAGGCGGGCTGCCCTTCCTGCATCCAGTCCCCCAAGTGCGGCAACGGCAACGAGCCCCTCCACAAGCGAGGTGCGGTACGGCTCCTGGCCGAACTCCTCAGGGCGGCCCCCACGGACCCGCCGGCGCCGGGAGAGCCGGATCCGTCAGCCCCGGGCCCGTCGGGCCGGGAAGTACCGGAGGGCCCGCGCGGGACCTGA
- the ssd gene encoding septum site-determining protein Ssd — translation MTEDIDLLDDLLRLCAAAGAEPEVHHGAPEDREVWRRAPLVLVGDDAVQRCRGLARRRGVMLVGRNQDSPDVWRQAVEIGAEHVLRLPDAEGWLVEQLANATEGAGRPALTVAVVGGRGGAGASTLACALAVTAARAGLRATLIDGDPLGGGIDVLLGGERTEGRRWPDFAHTRGRLGGGVLEGSLPALHGLRVLSRGRECGVVVPPQAVRSVLAAARRLGGVVVVDLPRQVDEGVTEALSQSDLGLLVVPGELRAVAAAKCVASAVGTSLDDLRVVARAPFAPGLDGPWVARALALPLLGELPLEPGASAYQDGVLPPGSGPRGPLARFCAAFWEKAYVGGLPVPLGGAS, via the coding sequence GTGACGGAGGACATTGATCTGCTCGACGATCTGCTGCGTCTCTGTGCGGCGGCCGGAGCGGAGCCGGAGGTTCACCACGGCGCACCGGAGGACCGCGAGGTGTGGCGGCGGGCGCCGCTGGTCCTGGTGGGCGACGACGCGGTCCAGCGGTGCCGCGGACTCGCGCGGCGCCGCGGGGTGATGCTCGTCGGGCGGAACCAGGACTCGCCCGATGTCTGGCGGCAGGCGGTCGAGATCGGCGCCGAGCACGTGCTGAGGCTGCCCGATGCCGAGGGCTGGCTCGTCGAGCAGCTCGCCAACGCGACGGAAGGCGCAGGACGCCCCGCGCTCACCGTGGCGGTGGTGGGTGGCAGGGGTGGAGCCGGTGCGTCGACGCTCGCCTGCGCGCTCGCCGTGACCGCCGCCCGGGCGGGACTGCGGGCGACGCTGATCGACGGCGATCCGCTGGGCGGCGGCATCGACGTCCTGCTCGGCGGAGAGCGTACGGAGGGCCGGAGATGGCCCGACTTCGCTCACACCAGGGGCCGGCTCGGCGGTGGAGTCCTGGAGGGTTCGCTGCCCGCCCTGCACGGGCTGCGGGTGCTCAGCCGGGGGCGTGAATGCGGCGTCGTCGTACCGCCCCAGGCGGTGCGGTCGGTGCTCGCGGCGGCCCGGCGGCTGGGCGGGGTGGTCGTCGTCGACCTGCCCCGGCAGGTGGACGAAGGCGTCACGGAAGCGCTCTCCCAGTCGGACCTCGGGCTCTTGGTCGTGCCTGGTGAACTACGCGCCGTGGCAGCCGCGAAATGCGTCGCGTCGGCGGTCGGCACGTCCCTCGACGATCTGCGCGTGGTGGCCCGGGCACCGTTCGCCCCCGGGCTGGACGGCCCCTGGGTGGCCCGCGCGCTCGCCCTGCCGCTGCTGGGCGAACTCCCGCTGGAACCAGGCGCTTCGGCGTATCAGGACGGCGTCCTTCCGCCGGGTTCCGGGCCGCGCGGTCCACTCGCCCGGTTCTGCGCCGCCTTCTGGGAGAAGGCGTACGTCGGTGGTCTTCCCGTCCCCCTGGGAGGGGCGTCATGA
- a CDS encoding type II secretion system F family protein, protein MSAVAPVCSTWGAAACAALAALLFLRRGSGSPARARCAEVVRGASGPGVGGGAEIGVPAGVVRSAAVLRARAGELLGRRRAWLCVPVAVALAVLGESWLPLVAGAVAVPLVRRWLRGRDERAVCERSDDAVTALCGAVVGELRAGREPGQALVRAVRETRGLGAAESPVLAAARFGGDVPVALHRASLMPGLGSLAGVAACWRVSVDGGAGLAAGLDRLEGALRAERRRREELRARLAGAWSTVVVLALLPLAGLGMGAALGAEPLRVLLHTPAGLVCLATGLLLEAVGLLWAGRIVRAGDTG, encoded by the coding sequence ATGAGCGCAGTGGCGCCCGTGTGCTCGACGTGGGGAGCGGCGGCCTGTGCCGCCCTGGCGGCCCTGCTGTTCCTGCGCCGCGGCTCCGGCAGCCCGGCGCGGGCGAGGTGCGCGGAAGTGGTGCGTGGCGCCTCGGGCCCTGGGGTCGGCGGTGGCGCGGAGATCGGTGTACCGGCCGGGGTGGTGCGGAGTGCGGCGGTGCTGCGAGCACGGGCGGGTGAGCTGCTGGGACGGCGCCGCGCATGGCTGTGTGTTCCGGTGGCCGTGGCACTCGCGGTGCTCGGGGAATCGTGGTTGCCGCTGGTCGCGGGGGCCGTGGCGGTACCGCTGGTAAGGCGGTGGCTGCGCGGGCGGGACGAGCGGGCCGTGTGCGAGCGGTCGGACGACGCGGTGACGGCGCTCTGCGGTGCGGTCGTCGGCGAGTTGCGGGCCGGACGCGAACCGGGGCAGGCCTTGGTCCGTGCCGTGCGGGAGACCCGAGGGCTGGGCGCGGCCGAGTCACCGGTGCTCGCCGCCGCGCGGTTCGGCGGCGACGTCCCCGTCGCACTGCACCGCGCGTCCCTGATGCCGGGGCTGGGGTCGCTGGCCGGGGTCGCGGCGTGCTGGCGGGTGTCGGTGGACGGCGGTGCGGGACTCGCGGCGGGGCTGGACCGTCTGGAGGGAGCGTTACGGGCCGAGCGGCGACGCCGGGAGGAGCTGCGGGCGCGGCTCGCCGGAGCCTGGTCGACGGTGGTGGTGCTGGCACTGCTGCCGCTTGCGGGCCTGGGTATGGGCGCCGCGCTCGGGGCCGAGCCCCTCCGCGTCCTGCTGCACACCCCGGCAGGGCTGGTCTGCCTGGCGACCGGTCTGCTGCTGGAAGCGGTCGGGCTCCTCTGGGCCGGGCGGATCGTGCGGGCGGGGGACACGGGGTGA
- a CDS encoding STAS domain-containing protein, whose translation MDLSLSTRNVSGPGGDRTVVEVGGEIDVYTAPKLREQLVELVNDGSYHLVVDMEGVDFLDSTGLGVLVGGLKRVRAHEGSLRLVCNQERILKIFRITGLTKVFPIHTTVDEAVAATD comes from the coding sequence GTGGACCTGTCCCTGTCGACTCGCAATGTGTCCGGCCCTGGTGGCGACCGTACGGTCGTCGAGGTCGGTGGCGAGATTGATGTGTATACCGCGCCCAAGCTGCGCGAGCAGTTGGTCGAGTTGGTGAATGACGGCAGTTACCACCTGGTTGTCGACATGGAGGGTGTCGACTTCCTCGACTCCACCGGCCTCGGCGTGCTGGTGGGCGGCCTGAAGCGTGTCCGGGCCCATGAGGGCTCGCTGCGCCTGGTCTGCAACCAGGAGCGCATTCTCAAGATCTTCCGGATCACGGGCCTGACCAAGGTGTTTCCGATTCACACCACGGTCGACGAGGCCGTCGCCGCCACCGACTGA
- a CDS encoding HAD family hydrolase: MLSLVENRFSPRTAAFFDLDKTVIAKSSTLAFSKSFYQGGLINRRAVLRTAYAQFVFLAGGADHDQMEGMREYLSALCKGWNVAQVKEIVAETLHDLIDPIIYDEAATLIEEHHAAGRDVVIVSTSGAEVVEPIGELLGADRVVATRMVVGDDGCFTGEVEYYAYGPTKAEAVKELAASEGYDLSRCYAYSDSATDVPMLESVGHPHAVNPDRALRREAGARQWPILVFNRPVRLKQRLPRFSLPPRPALVAAAAVGAAAATAGLVWYATRRRAAATASA; the protein is encoded by the coding sequence ATGCTCAGCCTTGTGGAAAACCGCTTCTCGCCGCGCACCGCCGCCTTCTTCGACCTGGACAAGACGGTCATTGCGAAGTCTTCGACGCTGGCCTTCAGCAAGTCCTTCTACCAAGGCGGCCTGATCAACCGCCGCGCGGTGCTGCGCACGGCGTACGCACAGTTCGTCTTCCTCGCCGGAGGCGCGGATCACGATCAGATGGAGGGGATGCGTGAATATCTCTCCGCGCTCTGCAAGGGGTGGAACGTGGCGCAGGTCAAGGAGATCGTCGCCGAGACCCTGCACGACCTGATCGACCCGATCATCTACGACGAGGCCGCCACCCTCATCGAGGAACATCACGCCGCCGGCCGCGACGTGGTGATCGTCTCCACCTCGGGCGCCGAGGTGGTGGAGCCCATCGGTGAACTGCTCGGCGCGGACCGGGTCGTGGCGACCCGGATGGTCGTCGGCGACGACGGCTGCTTCACGGGCGAGGTCGAGTACTACGCCTACGGCCCGACCAAGGCCGAGGCCGTCAAGGAACTGGCCGCGTCGGAGGGGTACGACCTCTCCCGCTGCTACGCCTACAGCGACTCCGCCACCGACGTCCCGATGCTGGAGTCGGTCGGCCACCCGCACGCGGTGAACCCGGATCGGGCACTACGACGCGAAGCCGGTGCCAGGCAGTGGCCGATCCTCGTCTTCAACCGCCCGGTGCGGCTCAAGCAGAGGCTGCCCCGTTTCTCGCTGCCGCCGCGTCCGGCACTCGTCGCCGCCGCAGCCGTGGGAGCGGCCGCCGCCACCGCGGGTCTCGTCTGGTACGCCACGCGCCGACGCGCGGCAGCCACCGCATCCGCCTGA